One genomic window of Pontibacillus halophilus JSM 076056 = DSM 19796 includes the following:
- the glpK gene encoding glycerol kinase GlpK, with translation MTQQYILSLDQGTTSSRAILFNQKGEVVESAQKEFQQYFPKPGWVEHDASEIWTSILSCIADVLNKSEVDAEQIAGIGITNQRETTVVWDKHTGRPIYKAIVWQSRQTNDICNDLREQGYQDTFRNKTGLLLDPYFAGTKVKWILDNVEGAREKAENGDLLFGTIDTWLIYKLSGGKAHVTDYSNASRTLMYNIYDLKWDEELLDILNVPKSMLPDVRPSSEVYAHTIDYHFFGKEIPIAGVAGDQHAALFGQACFEEGMAKNTYGTGCFMLMNTGEKPIPSEHGLLTSIAWGLDGKVEYTLEGSIFVAGSAIQWLRDGMRMIDNPQDTEQYAKKVDTTDGVYVVPAFVGLGTPYWDSDARGAVFGITRGTSKEHFVRATLESLAYQTRDVVDAMVNDSGIQLKTLRVDGGVVKNDFLMQFQSDMLGVEVDRPVINETTALGAAFLAGIAVGYWDSKEDIKNLWEKDKTFKPEREDSEREELYNGWRKAVQATRAFK, from the coding sequence ATGACACAACAATACATTTTATCTTTAGACCAAGGAACAACAAGTTCCCGTGCCATTCTATTTAATCAAAAAGGGGAAGTAGTCGAGTCAGCTCAGAAGGAGTTCCAGCAGTATTTTCCTAAGCCGGGCTGGGTTGAACACGATGCGAGTGAAATTTGGACATCTATCCTTTCGTGTATTGCCGATGTGTTGAATAAGTCTGAGGTGGATGCCGAACAAATTGCAGGAATCGGGATTACCAATCAACGGGAGACTACAGTTGTTTGGGACAAGCATACAGGCCGTCCGATCTACAAAGCGATTGTATGGCAGTCTCGTCAAACGAATGATATTTGTAATGACTTACGTGAACAAGGGTATCAGGATACATTCAGAAATAAAACGGGCTTGCTTCTAGATCCATACTTTGCTGGAACGAAAGTGAAATGGATTCTTGATAACGTTGAAGGTGCACGTGAGAAAGCGGAGAATGGTGATCTGTTATTTGGAACAATTGATACGTGGCTGATTTACAAGCTTTCCGGTGGCAAAGCTCATGTAACCGATTACTCAAACGCATCTCGTACACTCATGTACAACATTTATGACTTGAAGTGGGATGAGGAGTTACTCGATATTCTAAATGTACCGAAATCGATGCTTCCAGATGTTCGCCCATCTTCAGAAGTCTATGCACACACTATTGACTATCACTTCTTTGGCAAGGAAATTCCAATTGCTGGAGTGGCAGGCGACCAACACGCAGCGTTATTCGGTCAAGCTTGTTTCGAAGAAGGCATGGCAAAGAACACATACGGAACGGGTTGCTTCATGCTCATGAATACAGGAGAGAAGCCAATTCCTTCTGAGCATGGCCTGTTAACATCCATTGCGTGGGGGTTAGACGGGAAGGTTGAATATACATTAGAAGGGAGTATCTTTGTGGCGGGTTCAGCCATTCAATGGTTGCGCGACGGGATGCGTATGATTGATAATCCCCAAGATACAGAGCAATATGCTAAGAAAGTAGATACGACAGATGGTGTCTATGTCGTGCCCGCATTTGTTGGTCTCGGTACTCCTTACTGGGATAGCGATGCGCGTGGAGCTGTATTTGGTATAACTAGAGGGACATCGAAAGAACATTTCGTACGTGCCACACTTGAGTCCTTAGCCTATCAAACTCGTGACGTAGTCGATGCAATGGTAAATGATTCTGGAATTCAACTGAAGACCCTTCGTGTTGACGGCGGCGTTGTTAAGAATGATTTCCTTATGCAGTTCCAAAGTGACATGCTAGGGGTAGAAGTAGACCGCCCTGTTATTAATGAAACTACCGCACTCGGAGCTGCATTCTTAGCGGGTATTGCTGTTGGATATTGGGACAGCAAAGAAGATATTAAGAACTTGTGGGAG